ATCGGACGAATTGCGCGCAGTTCGCGAATTTGACGACGTTGACGAAAGACATCGTTTGCGTTTTGCGGTAGTCTCCCCGCGCTGGCGAGTTCCCCTTGTGGGCGAGTGAGCTTCATCGCCCGGCGGAGCAGTGACGATTCCGAAGCAACCCGAGAGACGAAGCCAGCGCTTGACGCGGTGGCGTGACAGGCTGGGTGTGGCTTCAGGCGAAGGAGAGACGATGTCGAGACGAACGAGCCGGCACAGTCGCCAAGGTTTCGCGACGCGGCGCAAGGGTCAGATCACCATCGTGGTTGTCGTTGTGTTGAGCTTGTTCGCAGCCTGGACGATGCTGGCTTACTCGGGTGCGCTCGACTCGGTCTTTAGGCAGAAGCGTGATAAGAAGGACGCAGTATCGATTGCGAGCTTCAATTCAAACAGTCCGTCGAAGGAGTACGTCTACGCCGGCGGAAGACTTGTGGCTACCGAGGAACCTGCTGCAACCAGCGCAACACAGCCTGCGAATCTCGCGGCGCTGGCTAACACGGTTGGACAAGTTCATCTGACTTGGGACTGGTCGCCGGCCCTGGGAGAAGCTCTGGATCACTTCGTGGTCGAGAGGCGTCTGACGATAACCGGTCCGCCAACGCTGCTCACGCCCTCGCCCCCCACCGCCCCGAATTTCGACGATTCCATCAGCTTCGGCACGGTCGATTCTACGGGCACTATCACCGGCTCGGTCGTGACTTACCTGTACCGGGTGCGCGCCGTCAACACCGCCGGCAGCACGTCTGAGCCTAGCAACGGCGACTTAATGACTACGATCAACTACAGCCAGGACGAGATTCAACAGCAAATAACCACCGTCATGAAACGGGACCTCGCTGAACTCCGTGTGGCGGTGAATGCGGTTCGAGAGGCTGCGGGACTTAATTCATTCGCAGGCTGGACTAATCCCGACCTTTCACAGCCTAGCATTACTATTAAGACCGAGAATATTGCTGAGTTGCGAGGGAAGTTCGACGAGGCCTTTAGCGCCCTTAGCGTCATTAACCCGCCGACACAACCCGCTTACATGGACCCGACGCTGCAAAAGCAGTTCACTCCGGT
This genomic interval from Acidobacteriota bacterium contains the following:
- a CDS encoding fibronectin type III domain-containing protein, giving the protein MSRRTSRHSRQGFATRRKGQITIVVVVVLSLFAAWTMLAYSGALDSVFRQKRDKKDAVSIASFNSNSPSKEYVYAGGRLVATEEPAATSATQPANLAALANTVGQVHLTWDWSPALGEALDHFVVERRLTITGPPTLLTPSPPTAPNFDDSISFGTVDSTGTITGSVVTYLYRVRAVNTAGSTSEPSNGDLMTTINYSQDEIQQQITTVMKRDLAELRVAVNAVREAAGLNSFAGWTNPDLSQPSITIKTENIAELRGKFDEAFSALSVINPPTQPAYMDPTLQKQFTPVRKAHFNELRKRVRHRST